A stretch of the Desulfobacter sp. genome encodes the following:
- the rpsS gene encoding 30S ribosomal protein S19 yields the protein MPRSLKKGPYIAAELLKKVLDANKSNNNKVIKTWSRRSTIFPEMVGITFAVHNGKKFIPVFVTENMVGHKLGEFSPTRTFWGHAGDKRAKR from the coding sequence ATGCCAAGATCATTAAAAAAAGGACCCTATATCGCAGCCGAGCTTTTGAAAAAAGTTCTGGACGCCAACAAGTCCAACAACAATAAAGTTATTAAAACCTGGTCGAGAAGGTCAACTATTTTTCCAGAAATGGTTGGAATTACCTTTGCGGTTCATAACGGGAAAAAATTTATCCCGGTTTTTGTTACTGAAAACATGGTTGGACATAAGCTTGGTGAGTTTTCACCGACAAGAACTTTTTGGGGTCATGCCGGAGACAAGAGAGCCAAGCGCTAA
- the rplB gene encoding 50S ribosomal protein L2 produces the protein MVKAKPTSPGRRAQEYLSFEEITKTKPERRLTKKLNKRSGRNSYGRITAKHRGGGAKKKYRIIDFKRNKDGIPAKVSAIEYDPNRSARIALLVYADGEKRYILAPLDVKVGDILETGPEADIKPGNCLPLENIPTGTRIHNIELKENKGGQIVRSAGGYARLMAKEGTYAQVLLPSGEVRMIHVKCKATVGRVGNEKHGDVSIGKAGRSRWMGKRPSVRGVAMNPVDHPMGGGEGRSSGGRQPCTPWGVPTKGKRTRKSARTDQYIVKRRAKRK, from the coding sequence ATAGTTAAGGCAAAACCGACATCTCCCGGAAGACGTGCTCAGGAATACCTTTCTTTTGAAGAAATTACCAAAACAAAACCTGAACGTCGGCTGACCAAAAAGCTTAATAAAAGGTCCGGTCGTAACTCTTACGGAAGAATAACCGCCAAACACAGAGGCGGCGGTGCCAAGAAAAAATATCGTATTATAGATTTTAAGCGGAACAAGGACGGGATTCCGGCCAAGGTTTCTGCAATCGAATATGATCCCAACAGAAGTGCGCGTATCGCTTTGTTGGTATATGCGGACGGTGAAAAGAGATATATCCTTGCCCCACTTGATGTAAAGGTGGGGGATATTCTTGAAACCGGACCCGAGGCAGATATCAAGCCCGGAAATTGCCTGCCCCTGGAGAATATTCCAACAGGTACCCGTATTCACAACATTGAGCTCAAAGAGAACAAAGGTGGTCAGATTGTCAGAAGTGCCGGCGGTTACGCCCGGCTGATGGCCAAAGAAGGCACCTATGCTCAGGTTCTTCTTCCCTCTGGTGAAGTTCGCATGATTCATGTGAAATGCAAAGCCACTGTGGGTAGAGTTGGAAACGAAAAACATGGTGATGTCAGTATCGGTAAAGCCGGTCGTTCCCGGTGGATGGGCAAACGTCCTTCTGTCAGGGGTGTTGCCATGAACCCGGTTGACCATCCCATGGGTGGTGGTGAAGGCCGGTCTTCAGGTGGTCGCCAGCCTTGTACCCCATGGGGTGTGCCCACAAAAGGTAAGAGGACTCGGAAGAGTGCCAGAACTGATCAGTATATTGTAAAAAGAAGGGCTAAACGCAAATAA
- the rplW gene encoding 50S ribosomal protein L23, which yields MKEYDIIRGPVVTEKTTLQKELNNQVTFKVAKQANRVEIKDAVEKTFNTQVKQVRTVQVKGKVKQRGRIIGKRKDWKKAIVTLMPGQRIDFFEGV from the coding sequence ATGAAAGAATATGACATTATCCGCGGACCTGTGGTCACAGAAAAAACTACCCTTCAAAAAGAACTCAACAATCAGGTCACCTTTAAGGTTGCCAAGCAGGCAAACCGGGTTGAGATCAAAGACGCTGTCGAAAAGACCTTTAATACCCAGGTAAAGCAGGTTAGAACCGTACAGGTAAAAGGTAAGGTAAAACAGCGCGGCAGAATCATTGGCAAAAGAAAAGACTGGAAAAAGGCGATTGTCACTCTAATGCCAGGACAAAGAATTGATTTTTTTGAAGGTGTTTAA